The sequence TATTTTCTTGGTCCAGCTTGAGTCATTGAAGTTCAGCAAGCTACCCATACAGGCATCTTACTTCTTGGTTCATCCATTCACAAGTGTTTATACTGCAGGTAATAACCAAGTACTTTTCTACAATTGATCGATGGAAAGCTTTTCACATCCTTGGTGTTAGACTAATAATAATATAAATTAAACATGTGTCAACAGTTCCTTTTGCCGCTAAATGTGCTATTGAACAAACTGCCATGCTGCTTATGATATTATTTTTATGATTTTCAAACTCTGGGATTGAAGTCAGAGGTAGCGAGCATCTTATGTAAGTTTATTAGATGAAGAAAAATATAGATTAAAACCATTAATGTAAAGATAAAACAAAGCTAAATTTCACTGCTACCTTTCTATTGTGTTATGCAAAAGACGTATAATGCCAGTGATTGTGTTTCCCGCCTTGAGATGGAAAACAGCTGGAAATTCGAAAGCTGAAATGTCCAAATGGTGGCTCAATATAGATTTAAAGGCTTAAAACTAGTTACATCCTTTGACCCAATGTTTATTTATTTTAATCTTGCTAACTTAAATCCATAATAAAGGCTTGATTTGATAATATTTCATTTTTACCACTTGTTGAAGACTGGCAAGTGTCAGAGTCTACTTGTACCAGAGGATAAATAAATTGAGTTTGTTTTATCTTTTCAAGCTAAAGTTATTCAAATATGAATTGTCATTATTTCTTTGTTCTTAAAATTTATTGGTTTGAATATATTATATTTTATCTACTTCAGATAACACGGGAATAACTTTAGATCACTTCTTCGTTCTGATCAGCTAATATTATGTGCATGCCATTCCATTTTAGGAGATTACTGAGTGTATATACCATTCTCAGAAATATTCTATGCAAGGCAGTAGATGTGCTTTTGTTTATCTATTCCAATGTTGAAACATGTGTTTTTCCTCTCTCAATTTTAGCTTATCTAAATATATCGTTGTTATCCCATCGTATCTTTGGTTCTTTGGCTTATGCTTGTAGACATGGGCATTGGTGGTGGACCTGATGAAGCCAAACTTCTGTGTAATGCAATGCATAAGGTGACTGTATTGTGATACATTGGTTGAGCAGGTAATGTAAGCTTATCTTTGTATTTTCATTTGAGGGATCATAACTGGTACCTTTTGTTTTTGTTACAAAATGCCCCCTTTACAACCATTTGTGAATAACCAAATTACAAGTGAGGATTCTCACTGTGGTTCACGCCACCTATTGTCGAAACTTGAAAGTAGGCCGCCATCTCTCTGCCTCCACTTTGATCTTGGTACTCTCACCTTAGAAAGCGCCGCTGTTTGTCTTGCTCCACACATAAATTCCTGTGCTGGTCCTTGTACACCTGCTTCTTCCTTGATAGCCACCACTGCTGCATAGTGTCACGAGATCGCAGTCTTGCTGCAATGGCCATTGCTCGGCCAAATCTGGCAGATCTGTGGGCATCACACAGGAAAATGCTCGGCCATCTCCTGATGCTGCGATAGTAGAGGACATGTGCCCAGATTTTGAGGTAGTGGTGCTCGAGGCTGTTGCCTGTTGACAGCCAGCAGCGATGCTGAAGGGCAAATCAAATGAAGAACCGGCATTTCAGAGGCAACTTCGCCTTCCAGAGGACCTTTTGGCAGCTGCCATAGCTTAATGCTGTAGTGAGTTCTAAAAAGCAGTGTCCATTTTGGCCCGAAGGAAGTGTCTTTATAATAGGATGCATAATCCCTGAGGCTTCTACCACATGGATTTGGTTGATCTAAACCCGTTAATTAGTAAACGGCTATTTCTTACATTTCCAAAACATGTGCCTTTGAGCCACAAGGCAGATGCATCTGCTTTCAACACCATGAAGCAGAGATTTTTTTTTTCCCTTTTGAACTTCTTCTGATTTTGCTGCCGGTTTGATTCTACTTTGGAGGTTTGACATAAGTTCCACAGTGATGACTTTGATGTTTATGCAATACAAAAATTTGTGAGGTGGTACAACTTTAATGGCTTTTGCATCATCAACCGGTGGTACAAATTTTTTATGACCAGTGACTGTTTCGCAGGTATGTGAGCTCTCATTCAGTTGCTGAGCAGCTGGTGAATGACTTCACCGGCGCAGGTTCCGTCGGTGCGGAAGTTGATCTTCTACGGAGCATGTTCTGGTCAACTGCGAGGAGTAGGATTTATTTGTCCAGTCTGGTAGCTCATTGTGTCCCCTAAATATAATTGTAGGCTTCATCCAACTGGCATGATGACAAGCCGCCACTTGGCCGCACTAGTAAATAATCCAGCGGCTGATTATTGCCTCCGGTTTCATTTTCTTTGTCTTCCGAGCAAGGCTCACGATTTCATCCGTTCAACTGGTTGGTAACtcagttcaaaaaaaaaaaaaaaaaactggttGGTAACTCTGGTGCATCCTGTGCTCTCGCTCGCCTACCTATTTGGTACTGTTATCCTTTTGTTTATGCTCCGTCGTGGTTCCGCGTTGTATGCGGTGAGGAGATTTAATTCTTGAATTTCTGCTACTGGTACCAAAATGTTGAATTGATTTACTTGAGAAAGATGAAGCATCTGCCTAAGATACCTCGATAGAAAATGTCCGTACATATATAAATGAATGGTCATGTGTTTCAAAAAGCTCTTGTATTTTTTTTTAATGTTTGTGTCTACAAAAAAAATCATGCGTTagaaaatatatttttggaaattatTCATGCATTAGTAAGAAATGCCTATgtgcaaaaaaataaaattaaaatgacGGAGAAATTTTGGGGAAAAGGAAAAACGAAAAAAggtgaaaaagaaagaaaaatagaaaagaagaagaagaaacaaaataaCCTTTTTTTTGGAGCTAAGGAAACAAAATAACCGGGCTGAAAAGAGGATAGGCCGGCCCATACGCGCGCGCGCGGTGCAGAAGGCCCATCGGGCTAGGGTTAAGTAGGCCGTATAGAGCCCTCGCCGCCAACCATCGTCTTCCGGGACCGGcatcttccgccgccgccgccgccgccgcaaaccgGAGAGCGAGACCGACCGCGCgcgcagcaccgccgccgccgcgattTTCGCTTAGTTTGTTCCTCGCCTCCGCTCCCCCTTTTACCTTAACTCCGTCCATGGGCATCGTCTTCCTGGCTGCAATAGCCAGTGCTGCTGCCATAAAAAAGAAGAGCCGCCCGCAACTGCACCTGGAAAATTGATGATGTAGAAACAACGCCGTGCTTGCACTTTTTTATTCTGTATCTTCGTGTTATTATGTACTCTATAAAGATGCATTCAGAATTCTATATATTTCGAGTTTCTTTTATGCCATGTCCATGGTGGAAGGTTCAGCCACTGTATTTTACTCTTTACCATCCATGCTGGAGCAGCCTTGCCATGGATGGAAGCATTCACAGCATAATACTTTGGCGACGCGTGCCTCTGTTTGAAATATATTGGTACACTTGTTTGTTGTTATTATGCATGCTTCGTTCTGCAGTTTTTTAAGAAATTCAGGCCAGGCATGCTCAAAGTTACACTTGTTATCACAGACATGTACTAAGATATAATTTCCTTGCTACCAGTACAGCTTCTTTGATTAGTTCGTCGCCAAGATTCAGCAGCAGCGTTCTGTGTCATCATCTATCATCTAGACGCTAATTTATTTTGTCTGACATGGATGGATGGTTTAAAAGCAACTTGTTTCTCTTCCTTGAAATGCTTTTTTCAGCTCTTGGACTGTCAGATGGGCAAGATGGTTGCCATCAGGGTTCCCAGGAACATGCGCGCCAAACGCGAGCTCCTCAAGCACGCACCCAAGCTTGTAAgctttctctttttctctttgacCTTTTCTATTTCAGCTGTTGCGAAATTTCCTTTCCTTCAGTTTAATTTGCAGTACCAGAAACAAACCGTCTCCGCAGAATTATTATAAATGCGGCACCCCTACAATAAGAGTAAATCATCATTATCTTGTGTGTCCGTGGCCAAGCGAAAACTGGCATCTTCCAGCAATTTCCCAAATTACTTTCAAGTAGTGTGCTGCATCAGTGTACTTTGGAGCCGAGTTGCACGCAAAAGGCTTGGCCAGATTTTCTGGCACATGTGCATATAACCACTTGCAAATCTTGACATTAGTTTCTGTTGGAAGGCTCTGCTGCTTTATAACCTTCCATGACAAGAAACTAGAAATAGTATGTACGTGTTTCTTTTCAATTCCCATAACAGACTGTTGCTCTAATGCTTGTTCCAGGTTGAGAATGGCAAGAAGATGCTTATTCTCCATGGTACAAAGACTAGCGCAGTTTTGAACGATGTGCTCGCAGATCTTTTTCACCTGAAGCGTGATCATGCTGTGAAGTACACCAAGAAGAACGACAACATCAGGCCATTTGAGAGCGGGGGTGAAACTTCCCTGGAGTTCTTCTCCCTTAAATCTGACTGCAGCCTCTTAGTGGTAAGTTATATCAGTTCCCATTGTGTATGTGGTGAGAATGCGACTTGTTATTCACTTgagaaaaaaaaatactaaactgaTGATGTTCTCAGAAGTAGATATAGTGAGCTAGGCAATGACTTTCTGAGCACCAGCATGGAAATTATCTGAAACCTTTTCCATGTCTGTTATAGTGAAccttttcatttttctttgtaTATTAAATGTAGAGAATATTATTCTCTATTATTTTTAACTGCAAATATTTATATTTTTGCAGTATGGTTCTCACTCAAAGAAGAGGCCCAACAATCTTGTTTTGGGAAGGACTTATGATCACCACATATACGACCTTGTTGAAGTAGGAGTTGAGAACTACAAATCCATAGAATCTTACGCATATGATAAAAAATTGGCGCCTAAACTTGGGACAAAGCCTTTCTTTGCCTTCATTGGGGAGCACTTTGAGAGTGTTGATGAGCTGAAGCATTTGAAGGAAATGCTGCTTGATCATTTCAAGGGAGAGGTGTGCATCGTTATAGACAAGTTGGAACATAGGACATAGATAATCCCTCTAGCTTTAATTCCGTAACTTATTTAATGTTGATATAGGTGGTAGAGAATCTGAACCTTGCTGGTGTAGATCGGATATTCGTGTGCACAGCAATTTCCCCTACTACTGTCTACATGATGCACTGTGCTCTTCGTCTAAAAAGGTCAGGCACATCTATTCCTAGGATGGAGCTGGTTGAAGTTGGGCCTTCAATGGACCTGGTAGTTAGGCGGCACCAACGTCCATCTGAAAGTTTACAGAAGGAAGCTATGAAGGCTCCTGGTCATGCTAAGAAGGTAAATCCAATGGAACAGCTGTCTTTTGTTCATCAGATATTGTTATCCTGCTGGTTAGGTTGCAAAATGCGCCATTAGCCATAAACAACTATACTTCCTGCCCTAGTTTTGACACCAATAACTTGTATGCCAGTATGAACTCAGAACTACATTTAACATATTTGCAGGTGAAAAATGTGACGAATAATCCAGTTGACGGCAAGGAGGGCAGGATCTACATTCCAGACCAGGAGGTTTGTGTCTCTAAACTGTTTCACTAGCAGCTGTGAAGCTTAAATATAACCTATTTGCCACACTAATCCGATACATGGTTTTCTGACCGAAAGGTTTCGAAATTGACCTTAACAAGCGACATAAAGGGCCTGAAGCGGGAGCGCCGTGAAGCCAAGAAAAACAAGGAGCACTCGAAGAAGCAAAAGGTCAACCCTGAGTGAATAACGCAGAAGGCTATTCATTCGTGGTAACTGGTCCTTTTTAAGGATTTTTGGTGCACCTGATGATCGCATCGGCTGTGTTAAGCCAACTGGTGACCAACTTGTTAGGTTGAGCTGTAAATAGTGCGGTACCGTCTTTTTAGGCCGTAAAACCTGCCTACAGACTTCTGCATCTGTATTGAGGCGGCTTATCTATCAGACATTATTAGTGCGAAATTGTTGGAGCAACGTGTGTTAGGAGTATTTTGTTTTGCTATTGTTGTTAGTCCTTGATTCTAGCTGACCCGAGATGATTGTTGAGATGACATGGTTTAAGTCTGGTTACCATGggcattttttttcttctgaatcTGCATATCGTGTGCATTTTTTGTCGTCTTTTCTTTTGTCCATATGTTCTTTTTAATCCTGTAGCCCCTGTGAATATGCAGCTTGTCCGGTGTTTTGATGCTTGGATTCACGTGAGCTACAAAAAAAAGTGAAAATCATTTGTTttatacagtactccctccgtcccaaaattcttgtcttagatttgtctaaatacgaatgtatcaagtcacattttagtattagataaaCAAGTTCACTCTTTTAAAATCACCAATTTACCATTTTTTGTGTAGCCCATGTGTCAATgtattttttcatgaaattttgCATATATGTAGTATACATCCGTATGAAATTTTGTGTAGCTCACGTGTCATTGTATTCTTTAGAATGTTTTGTTACCGAGTTGTGCTGTGACTCAGTTGTGGTGGCTGAGCAGTGTGGTATGTTTCGTGTGCATCATCATTTTTGGGTACTGATTGTGAAGAGTTTGCGAGTCGTTGGGTCAGTGATAACGAGAGAAATTCATGGCGACCTCTACAGCTGCTATCTTGACTCTGCTGAAATCCATGAATGGTGTTCCACTTTGGCAAAGGCAAATGGCCTGCCTAGACTCTAGAGGAGgcccctcgcaaaaaaaaaaaagactcTAGAGGAGGCCGTTGTGCCCTGCCAAGAAGAAAGAGACGGCGTATAaaaggaaatgttcatcattttgaatttgactttggaAGTTTCTGCTTCTGTGTGGAGTAATTTTTCTAAGAGTCATGGCATGTAGCAGTGGTGTTGCTAGTAAAATGATCCTGGGCTACACCCTGCGCCATGACACCAGGTCAGGTGATTGATGCCGGTGTTTGCCACTTCTTCTCCTTCCTCGTCAGTGGATGGCCTCGTTGGGGTTGGGGTTGTCGCTGCTGCTGTCGGTGGCGCCGTCGCTCGCGCTGGCGGCAGGAGGCGTCGGCTGCGCACGGCTGGGCGGCGACGGCGCCGCGCCGGCGCCCCATCCGTCCGGCTTGAAGCTGAACGGCATGCCGCCCCCCGGGATGCCTCCTGGCATAGGCATAGGCATAGGCATGCCGCCCCCCGGCATGGGCATGGCGGGCATCCCGGGGAGGGCGGGCAAAGGCACGGGCATGGCAGGGATCGGCATCCCGGGCATGCCGCCGGGGTTCGGGAACAGCGGGAAGGACGGCATCGTCGACGGCGGCAGCCACCACTTCATGCTGCCGGTGCCTGTCCTTGCGGCGGCCGCGTCGCTCCCCGCCGTCGCCGGCCCCGGGGCAGGCCCGGGCGCGACCGTGGCGTCGTAGGACGCGCCGCGCCCCGGCTCGAACTCCACCCGGCTGATCTCGTCCTCGTAGTCGTCCAAGGACGCGTCCTGCGGCGCGGTCTCGGTCGCCGCGGCCTCCATGGAGCCGAAGGCGAACTCCCGGGCGTACTCCTCGTCGCCGACGCTGTCGTCGTGGAGGAGGCGCATGCCGTGCCCCCACCCGGCGCAGGCCAGGAGCACGAGGAGGCCGAGGAAGACGGACGGCTTGCTCTGCTCCATGGCTCGCTCTGCTCTCTGGCTCCTTGGCTGTtctcgccggcgaggtggtgaggAGGAGAGGAGTGGGCAACGCAGGTTTTATAGCGAGGTAATTTAGGAGCTTGGAGCTGGGGGTAGGTTGGATCATGGTGAGCTGCCCTGCACTCCGATTTCTCAATCATCTCATGGTTTTTTACAGCAGCTCAGGGTGCATGCCGGAGGCGTGCAGCCGCAACACCACCTGAAAACTAACAACCTGGGTCAGCTTCTGCCTCCCAAATCTGGTGCTTAATCTGCACCCTTTGACCAGATTTTTCGACAGAATGCAAAAAATTTGGGCATGGACAGAATGGATGTGGATCTCAATCCCCGAAAATAAAATCGCGATCACAAATTTGGACCTGGCAGCGAGCAATTCTTTTCTGACAAAGCACAACGAATTTGAGCTCAACTTCCAGTATATGCAGACAACTTATGGTCTCACCAATTTTGTTGAGCAGCATCCCACAAATAAATGGGAGAACAGACGCATGCGTCGCGGTTGAATTTAAACCAGCGTTCTGGTTCTGTTCAGGAAGCACCTGAGCACAAATGCTCTCACATGACAATTGAGACACACTACAGGGCTGCAGCACACAAACTAGGCAGAATAATAGCAGGGATTTCACTCGATAAATCATGAGTGTCCATCTGATCTGATCTAGTCTACTCTCtcttcttgttcctcttggtgGGTATCCTGCTCAGGACGCCGCTGTCGAGTTTCTGGTACTGGTCCCGGAGCAGGCCCAGGATGCTGTAGAGGAAGTCGTCGACCTGGTCCTCGTACTTCTCGTAAAGCACAGGGAGCGTGTGAGCGCACACAAACCCTGTTCCAGGCAAAACCAGGTGTTGTTTTCATCAATGCAAGCAGCGGAACGCATGCTTTCGCGAAATAGGAACAGTTATGTTGTTTCTCAGTTGCAAAAAAAGGGGAGAGAAATAAATGTTATAGCTTCTTACCAATGTAAATAACGGTCAGGAAATTGAACCAGCTACCAGCTACAGAAGCAGACCACAACCCAACAATTGCCTGAAATAAAACATAGCGTGATATCAAAACATCTCTTGATGATGAACAGACACAATATCCACATGCAGAATTGATTTTTATGTTTTTCCTTTTTTGAACCCTGAACCATAGAAGATGCATTCTACGGTATTTTCATATATAAATAAAGTATATGTACAACCCTAAAAAAAGCCTTGGGCTCCACCAATTCCAGTTTTGTGGAAATCCATCTAGGTTTAAACAGAGATGAAGATCAATCCAATTCCTGAACTCTGATATGCTTGCTTTTGATTATGTGTGATATGAGAAGCAGATAGTTCTTAAGCAAGTGCCTCCAAATAGAGACACTGGGCAGACCATTTTTGAAGATTTTTTAGTTTCTCTgaatccagatattccagcaagccATGATGATGATATCAAGGGCAAAACAGTTAGGCAGAATGAGCATTGTTAGGCAGAACTGGTTTTCTTTATATTTTCCTATTTGATGTAATGATCACAATGAGGGAATACAAAAAGAACACAGTAAAGCTCTACGTACCAATACAAAATGCTTCAAGTTTCTTTCACAAGACACATCTTGAAGGAAACCAAGGAACTTGTTTACTTGGGCACCGATGGCAACAGCAATGTTCACAAACAGGTCCTCTGGCAACTTAACCCGGGGTATTTCAGAAGACCTACATGTAGACAATGcattttctattattattattgctATGTTGCTGAAAAGGACACATAGTGTGCATACACTTCAAAAATTCCATACCTTGAAAAGTTGGACCAAACAAACTGAACCACCATTCCAAGAACAAGGGCAAATGAAATGATTGTCAAGAAGTGGTAATCAAGCCACTCAAAGAAGACCCAGATAGCTGTTGCAAGACCCAAAACACTGGAAGATATCTTCTTGTTCCTCCATAACAACACATCAGCAGCTACAATGACAAAAGAAAAGCCTCAGAGATGCCCAGGAGAAGAAAACGTAAGTAAGCAGATGAGCAGATAACGTACACTTTCCACCACCCAAAACTCCATGGAGAGACCTCTGACGACCAAACATCTTGTTCTTCACATCAGCGACTGAGCCTGGATCGAAACGGCCAGATCTCTGCTTAGGGAGCTTGTCAGAAATGGTATCCATGATGTTGCTCATGATGTTGTCAGACTTCTGCTTGGGGAGCCTGTCAGCAATGGTATCCAT comes from Triticum aestivum cultivar Chinese Spring chromosome 5B, IWGSC CS RefSeq v2.1, whole genome shotgun sequence and encodes:
- the LOC123117083 gene encoding ribosome production factor 2 homolog isoform X1 — translated: MDGLKATCFSSLKCFFQLLDCQMGKMVAIRVPRNMRAKRELLKHAPKLVENGKKMLILHGTKTSAVLNDVLADLFHLKRDHAVKYTKKNDNIRPFESGGETSLEFFSLKSDCSLLVYGSHSKKRPNNLVLGRTYDHHIYDLVEVGVENYKSIESYAYDKKLAPKLGTKPFFAFIGEHFESVDELKHLKEMLLDHFKGEVVENLNLAGVDRIFVCTAISPTTVYMMHCALRLKRSGTSIPRMELVEVGPSMDLVVRRHQRPSESLQKEAMKAPGHAKKVKNVTNNPVDGKEGRIYIPDQEVSKLTLTSDIKGLKRERREAKKNKEHSKKQKVNPE
- the LOC123117083 gene encoding ribosome production factor 2 homolog isoform X2; its protein translation is MGKMVAIRVPRNMRAKRELLKHAPKLVENGKKMLILHGTKTSAVLNDVLADLFHLKRDHAVKYTKKNDNIRPFESGGETSLEFFSLKSDCSLLVYGSHSKKRPNNLVLGRTYDHHIYDLVEVGVENYKSIESYAYDKKLAPKLGTKPFFAFIGEHFESVDELKHLKEMLLDHFKGEVVENLNLAGVDRIFVCTAISPTTVYMMHCALRLKRSGTSIPRMELVEVGPSMDLVVRRHQRPSESLQKEAMKAPGHAKKVKNVTNNPVDGKEGRIYIPDQEVSKLTLTSDIKGLKRERREAKKNKEHSKKQKVNPE
- the LOC123113534 gene encoding leucine-rich repeat extensin-like protein 5, yielding MEQSKPSVFLGLLVLLACAGWGHGMRLLHDDSVGDEEYAREFAFGSMEAAATETAPQDASLDDYEDEISRVEFEPGRGASYDATVAPGPAPGPATAGSDAAAARTGTGSMKWWLPPSTMPSFPLFPNPGGMPGMPIPAMPVPLPALPGMPAMPMPGGGMPMPMPMPGGIPGGGMPFSFKPDGWGAGAAPSPPSRAQPTPPAASASDGATDSSSDNPNPNEAIH
- the LOC123113533 gene encoding reticulon-like protein B8: MSEHSESTAEKLMGNIMDTIADRLPKQKSDNIMSNIMDTISDKLPKQRSGRFDPGSVADVKNKMFGRQRSLHGVLGGGKSADVLLWRNKKISSSVLGLATAIWVFFEWLDYHFLTIISFALVLGMVVQFVWSNFSRSSEIPRVKLPEDLFVNIAVAIGAQVNKFLGFLQDVSCERNLKHFVLAIVGLWSASVAGSWFNFLTVIYIGFVCAHTLPVLYEKYEDQVDDFLYSILGLLRDQYQKLDSGVLSRIPTKRNKKRE